The sequence CGCGATCGGGTGACCGCCCATTGCCGCGATATCATGAATATTGACGAGCACCGAGCAGTATCCTGCCCAGTAGGGATCGGCTTCCATGAGCCGGCTCCAGATGCCGTCTGCGGCAAGCAGCAGCGCTTCGCCATTGTGCTCGATCACGGCAGCATCCTCTCCAAAGGAAGCAATCACATGCGGGGCATCGATCTTCAATGCCCGTACCATCTCACCGATAGTATGTTTGCGCCGGACACCCTCGTATTCCCGGACTACTTTTGCAATCGTCTCTGTTGAGCAGTTGTGGGTCACGGCATCACCTGAAATCGACTAAAAACAATTGTGTATACCCTAGTTTCGTTTCATCAGAGATAATTTATTTGATATAGGGTCAACGTGTCTGTATGGACTGGGCAGAAAAATACCGCCCCGTACACCTGCAGGATATTGTCGGCAATGGGTCGGCAGTCCGGCAGATTGCGGAGTGGGCGAAGAACTGGACGAGAAAATCAAAACCTCTCCTGATCTACGGCAAGCCCGGTATCGGTAAGACCTCCTGTGCATACGCGCTGGCAAATGACATGAAGTGGGAGTCCATTGAACTCAATGCAAGTGACACGCGGACCGCCGGGGTCATCGAGCGTATTGCCGGAGCGGGAAGCCAGACCGCAAGCCTGACGGGGGCCTTGCGGAAGTTAATCGTACTGGACGAAGCCGATAACCTGCAGGGAACCTCAGATCGCGGCGGTGCCAAGGCAATCATCGATTGCATAAAAAATGCCCAGCAGCCGATCATCCTGATAGCAAATGATCTCTATGGGCTCACTCCTGAACTGCGTTCCCGGTGCGAACCGGTCCAGTTCAAAGCGGTCCCGGCCCGGTCGATCGCCCCGCGGCTCAAGTATCTCTGCTCTGCTGAGAAGATTACCTGCAGTGATGCAGCGATTCACGCCATTGCCGACAGTGCAGAAGGGGACATACGATCTGCGGTCAACATGCTCTATGCAGCGGCAATCGGGCGGGACTCCATTGACGATGCGCAGGTGCACACCTCCCAGAAAGACGAACGGGTATCGATCTTCTCGCTCATATCGGCCCTGTTCGGGAATACTTCCGATGCGGAACTGCTGCGCTTATCCTATGATGTCGATGACACGCCCGAAACCATCGAGCAGTGGGTGGAGGGAAATATCGGCCAGATTGCTGACCCTTCGGCAGTTGCGCGGGCCTACCAGCACCTGGCGCGAGCCGATGAGTATCTTGGCAATACCTACCGCCGGCAGTATCATACTCTCTGGCGTTATGCAACAGCGATAATGCTGCTGGGGGTTGCCGATGCTGCCGGTGGCAAAGGCATCCATGCACGGATCATGCCCCCCGAGCGTTGGCAGAAGATGTCAACAGCCAAGAAACAGAAAGCGATCAGGATTGCGCTGCTCAACAAAATTGCCGGTACTATGCACATCCCGCAGAGTACCCTGCGCGAAGAGTACCTGGGCACCTTTTCCCTGCTGGTCGATAACAACCCGGCAGGATATGCCCGGGAGATGATGCTGGATGCAGACCAGCTCAATTTCTTCTTAAACGACCGGGCACGTGCATCAGAGATCGTAAAGGCGATTGAAAAAGAAGAGAAAGAACGGGTAAAAGAACAGGAAAAGGTTAAGGATCCGCAGAAAAAGTCAAAAAAAGAATCCCAGCCAAAACCCGGACAGTTGCCGGAGGGCGAACCTGCCCCGGCTGAGCCGGTTAAAGCAGAACCTGCAAAAGCTGAGCCCGTGAAAACAGAACCCGTGAAAGAACCGGAACCTGCAACCATTGCGCCACCTGAGCCGGCAGAGAAAAAACCCCCGGCCCGGACCCAGTCAACCCTGTTTGACGGGTTCTGAACGGACGTGATACCGGTGGAGGAGCACCCCGCAGTCAATGATCTCCCCCCCATTTTCCCAGGATTCAAAACCAAGATGGTACACGACCAGGTCTGCATTGACCCGCCGTGCAAGTTCTATTAGCGGGGGGATCATCTCTATCGCCGGGCGAATTGCGTAAATGACCTCCACACCGTCATACAGGGACAGATCGGGAGAAAAAATATCGTCCCGGGAAAAAGGAAGCCCGCTGAAAATTTCAAGCGCTTTTACATCGGTACAGCGAACGAGCCTGCCGGCATCCCTGACGATGCGGGCGGCCACTTCATTCCTGCCAATGCCGACTTCGATGGCACGGGAATAGTGCGAGGCTATGTAGTTGCCGACGCATGTCTCAATATGTTTATAGTCACGCATTCCAACAGAATATAGCGATGCATGTCCATATTTTTTGGGATGCCCAGTCACCGGCCGGGCTCCAGATGCCCGTTTCCCGGAAAATTTCTTCGATTCTTGGCGTGCCTACCACGGTCTCTGAAAACCATGTTCGCATGATGGGATATGTCAACGAGCGCCGGCAGATCGATGCGGCGGCGCTTCTTGACAGTATCCAGACGTATAAGCACCGCCACGCGATCGAAGACCCGGTGCTGCTGGTGGTGCACCAGGACCTGTTTAAAGACGGCAGCAGTTTTGTCTTCGGGCTCGCCCGGGAATCCGTTGGTGCGGCAGTGGTCTCATCGGCCCGTTTGTCAAATGAGTATTACGGGCTTTCCGGCAATGACGATGACCTGATGGACCGGATGGTAAAAGAGGGCGCACACGAGATCGGGCACCTGCTGGGCCTCGGGCACTGCAACAATAATGAATGCGTGATGTTCAGGCCAAATACTCTTGACGAACTGGACCGCAAGAAAAAACAGCTCTGTTCTACCTGTTACGAACAGATGGCACAACTCCGGGAAACCCCAAAAAAATAAGATGTTCCCTGATCGTCAAATAATTTCTTTTCCTTACACTCCTGGAATTCAATCCATCGCGCGATTCTTCAAGAATGTGATTATCACCCTATGTTTTATCTAGTGGGATAACCCAGCGGATGGTATGAAAACAATCCCTCTTGGTGTGGCAGGCAGCGGTCTCCTGATTGTCCTGCTTTTGATCGGTGGTTGTACATCTACGGCACCCCAGGCACCTCTGCCAACTCCTGCTGTTGTAACAACACCCCTGGTTACTCCGGTCCCTCCAACTCCGGTACCGTATCCTGATGCCCTGAAACTGGGCCAGGAGGCGTCCTTTGGAACCGGTGACAAGACCGGGAAGGCAACGGTCTATCGCACAAATGTGATGCAGAATTACACGTGGACTTCACCATCCTGGAACAGCCCGAGTGAACAGGCTGAAGCCGGCTCTCCGTTAGGCACGCAGCGGGGATACAATACTGCAACCCCCGGCCCGGGAAATGCGTTTCTCTTTGTGTTCATAAAAGCTGCCAGTACCGGCAGCAATTCGGTGTATGCCCCCTCCCCCAAGCAGTTCGTGGTGAGCATCAATGGCCAGACCTATACCTATCAATCGGTTGCCAGTGCTGATGTTACCATTTCCGGCATTCGACAGAATCAGTATGATTACCTGCTCGGAAATGGTGGAACCGGGGGATATATCCTGCCGGGAGTGAGCAATGCGATTGATGGTTACTTAATCTATGAAGTACCGGCATCGGTCCTGGCTGAAAAGACCTACCTCCTCTGCAACCTTGACCCGGAAACGCAGGCTGTATGGAACCTTGGCTAAAACTTTTTTTTGTTACGATCCCGGGAATACGGGTATATATTGACGATGAACCGGTTTTTGAAAAAAATCTCTTATTATATTCAAAACTTAGGCAGTAGTGCCACGAATTTTTCCCACAATTCTGGTCAGAACCAGGATTCAATAGAGACCAGCGGGAATGAAGAGATTGCGTTTTTCCGGTTGCCCCGGTAATGAAGGAGCGGCAATACTCCGGAGAAATTGATG comes from Methanomicrobiales archaeon HGW-Methanomicrobiales-1 and encodes:
- a CDS encoding replication protein C, whose translation is MDWAEKYRPVHLQDIVGNGSAVRQIAEWAKNWTRKSKPLLIYGKPGIGKTSCAYALANDMKWESIELNASDTRTAGVIERIAGAGSQTASLTGALRKLIVLDEADNLQGTSDRGGAKAIIDCIKNAQQPIILIANDLYGLTPELRSRCEPVQFKAVPARSIAPRLKYLCSAEKITCSDAAIHAIADSAEGDIRSAVNMLYAAAIGRDSIDDAQVHTSQKDERVSIFSLISALFGNTSDAELLRLSYDVDDTPETIEQWVEGNIGQIADPSAVARAYQHLARADEYLGNTYRRQYHTLWRYATAIMLLGVADAAGGKGIHARIMPPERWQKMSTAKKQKAIRIALLNKIAGTMHIPQSTLREEYLGTFSLLVDNNPAGYAREMMLDADQLNFFLNDRARASEIVKAIEKEEKERVKEQEKVKDPQKKSKKESQPKPGQLPEGEPAPAEPVKAEPAKAEPVKTEPVKEPEPATIAPPEPAEKKPPARTQSTLFDGF
- a CDS encoding peptidase M54, with translation MHVHIFWDAQSPAGLQMPVSRKISSILGVPTTVSENHVRMMGYVNERRQIDAAALLDSIQTYKHRHAIEDPVLLVVHQDLFKDGSSFVFGLARESVGAAVVSSARLSNEYYGLSGNDDDLMDRMVKEGAHEIGHLLGLGHCNNNECVMFRPNTLDELDRKKKQLCSTCYEQMAQLRETPKK